From the genome of Sphingobacterium kitahiroshimense, one region includes:
- the mobC gene encoding conjugal transfer protein MobC, protein MMQGEDDLRGLAKIMAFMRAVSILLVLMHLYWFCYGFFLERGWTLEVINKILGNFDRTAGLFSHTLYTKAFALVLLALSCLGTKGVKNEKITWSKIYVALGVGFVLFFLNTPLLKLSPAIGTFLYILTISLGYIALLMAGVWMSRLLRTNLMDDVFNNENESFQQETKLMENEYSVNLPTKFYYKGKWNNGWINIVNPFRASIVLGTPGSGKSYAIVNNYIKQQIEKGFSMYIYDFKFDDLSTIAYNHLLKHRDKYKVQPKFYVINFDDPRKSHRCNPLNPDFMTDISDAYEAAYTIMLNLNRSWIQKQGDFFVESPIILLAAIIWYLKIYEDGKYCTFPHAIELLNKKYSDVFTILTSYPDLENYLSPFMDAWQGGAQDQLQGQIASAKIPLSRMISPQLYWVMTGDDFTLDINNPKEPKILCVGNNPDRQNIYSAALGLYNSRIVKLINKKGQLKSSVIIDELPTIYFRGLDNLIATARSNKVAVCLGFQDFSQLTRDYGDKESKVIQNTVGNIFSGQVVGETAKSLSERFGKVLQKRQSMTINRNDKSTSISTQLDSLIPASKISTLTQGMFVGSVSDNFDERIEQKIFHAEIVVDNEKVAAETKAYQKIPQILSFVNEQGEDKMKQEIESNYKQIKSDILNIVVSEMERIKNDPDLQHLVQQG, encoded by the coding sequence ATAATGCAGGGAGAAGACGATTTAAGAGGGCTTGCCAAAATAATGGCTTTTATGCGGGCAGTCAGTATTCTTTTGGTGCTGATGCACCTTTATTGGTTCTGCTACGGTTTCTTTTTAGAACGTGGTTGGACATTGGAAGTAATCAATAAGATATTAGGCAATTTCGACCGGACGGCGGGCTTGTTTTCACACACCCTTTATACCAAAGCATTCGCTTTGGTTTTACTGGCTTTAAGCTGTTTAGGAACAAAGGGCGTAAAGAACGAAAAGATAACCTGGTCTAAAATTTACGTGGCGTTGGGCGTTGGCTTTGTGCTGTTCTTCCTGAACACACCATTGCTAAAGTTATCTCCGGCAATAGGCACATTCCTGTATATCCTTACTATCTCGTTAGGTTATATCGCTTTGCTGATGGCGGGCGTATGGATGAGCCGCTTGCTCCGTACCAACTTAATGGACGATGTTTTCAATAACGAGAACGAGAGCTTTCAGCAGGAAACCAAGCTGATGGAAAACGAGTATTCCGTCAACCTGCCCACCAAATTTTACTACAAAGGCAAATGGAACAACGGTTGGATAAACATTGTAAATCCTTTCAGGGCATCAATCGTGTTGGGTACTCCTGGTTCCGGTAAATCTTATGCCATTGTGAACAACTACATCAAGCAGCAGATAGAAAAAGGCTTTAGTATGTACATCTACGATTTCAAGTTTGACGACCTTTCGACTATCGCCTACAATCATTTACTGAAGCACAGGGATAAGTACAAAGTTCAGCCGAAATTTTACGTGATAAATTTCGACGACCCACGTAAGAGCCACCGTTGCAACCCACTCAATCCCGATTTTATGACGGACATATCAGATGCTTACGAAGCGGCATATACCATAATGCTGAACCTCAACAGGTCGTGGATACAGAAGCAAGGCGATTTCTTTGTGGAAAGCCCAATTATCCTTTTGGCTGCTATTATTTGGTATCTGAAAATTTACGAGGATGGAAAGTATTGCACGTTCCCACACGCTATCGAATTGCTGAATAAAAAGTATTCGGACGTATTTACGATTTTAACCTCATACCCCGATTTGGAAAATTATTTATCGCCCTTTATGGATGCGTGGCAGGGCGGCGCACAAGACCAGTTACAAGGTCAGATAGCATCGGCAAAAATTCCATTGTCAAGAATGATTAGCCCGCAGCTTTACTGGGTTATGACAGGCGATGATTTTACGCTTGACATCAACAACCCGAAAGAGCCGAAAATTTTGTGTGTGGGTAATAATCCCGACCGTCAAAATATTTATTCCGCAGCTTTGGGTTTGTACAATTCGAGGATTGTAAAACTGATTAATAAAAAGGGACAGTTAAAGAGTTCCGTTATCATAGATGAGTTGCCCACGATTTATTTCAGGGGACTGGATAACCTTATCGCAACGGCGAGAAGTAATAAAGTAGCGGTATGTTTGGGCTTTCAGGACTTTTCGCAATTAACAAGGGATTACGGCGACAAAGAGAGTAAGGTAATACAGAACACCGTCGGCAATATATTCAGTGGTCAGGTGGTTGGAGAAACAGCAAAGAGCCTATCAGAACGCTTTGGTAAAGTGTTGCAGAAACGCCAAAGTATGACCATTAACCGCAACGATAAATCTACCTCTATCTCCACACAGTTAGACAGCCTTATTCCGGCTTCTAAAATTTCAACGCTTACACAGGGTATGTTTGTCGGTTCTGTATCGGATAACTTTGATGAACGTATCGAGCAAAAGATATTTCACGCCGAAATTGTAGTGGACAATGAAAAGGTAGCCGCCGAAACAAAAGCCTATCAAAAGATACCGCAAATCTTATCTTTTGTAAATGAGCAGGGCGAGGACA
- a CDS encoding DoxX family protein produces the protein MNTILWIIQALLAVFFIMPGLGKITGSKEKHVADGHLKSNNSIVPIRILGVLEWLGCIGIIIPWLIGIAPILTPMAAAGFCLIMIAGMVVHTKKQEYKMLPMLIVVFLLSAVVVYFRFAALV, from the coding sequence ATGAATACAATTTTGTGGATAATACAGGCGCTTCTCGCTGTATTTTTTATTATGCCGGGTTTAGGGAAAATTACAGGCAGCAAAGAAAAGCACGTCGCAGACGGGCATTTAAAATCAAACAACTCTATCGTTCCAATCCGAATATTAGGAGTTCTTGAATGGTTAGGCTGTATCGGCATTATAATCCCGTGGCTTATTGGCATTGCACCGATACTAACACCTATGGCAGCAGCGGGCTTTTGTTTAATTATGATAGCAGGTATGGTTGTTCATACTAAAAAACAAGAATACAAAATGCTCCCGATGTTGATTGTTGTTTTTCTACTTTCAGCAGTTGTGGTATATTTTAGGTTCGCAGCGTTAGTATAG
- the mobB gene encoding conjugal transfer protein MobB — protein sequence MIAKIGRSANLYGALAYNQLKVENENGQILFANKMIETASGHYSVAQLAQSFAPYLIANRNTEKHTLHISLNPDPNDKVSDDKFREMAEQYMREMGYGEQPFVVFKHTDIDRSHIHIVSVCVDEQGKKISDKFEKMRSMNVCRELERQHGLIPATDKERNQTDKVFRPVDYRAGDVKSQIASVVRHLPNYYQYQTLGEYNALLSLFNITTEKIEGELQGKIQQGLLYIPLNEKGERAGHPFKASLFGKSAGLPALELHFAKCKTALKDSPTKQTLKSAVTIALKTTSDEQAFKKQLAEQGINVVVRRNDTGRIYGITFIDHNSKAVWNGSRLATELSANTFNDYWNNNIKPDIKEPAVLQPKLSTSNDADLPAEEPHHLFDFLTTDKHEDGLIEALGGLLPEAQGEDYEEQEFANKMKKKRKRQRGQK from the coding sequence GTGATAGCAAAAATTGGAAGAAGCGCAAATTTATATGGGGCATTGGCATACAATCAGCTTAAAGTAGAGAATGAAAACGGGCAGATTTTGTTTGCCAATAAGATGATTGAAACCGCAAGTGGTCATTATTCCGTGGCACAATTAGCCCAGTCTTTTGCGCCTTACCTGATAGCCAACCGCAATACCGAGAAACATACATTGCATATTTCGCTCAATCCTGACCCGAATGATAAGGTAAGTGATGACAAGTTTAGGGAAATGGCAGAACAGTATATGCGGGAAATGGGTTACGGCGAACAGCCTTTTGTCGTGTTCAAACATACCGATATTGACCGCAGCCATATACACATTGTATCGGTTTGCGTGGACGAGCAGGGTAAAAAGATTTCGGATAAATTCGAGAAAATGCGGTCTATGAATGTATGCCGTGAACTGGAAAGACAACACGGATTGATACCTGCAACCGACAAGGAGCGCAACCAAACGGATAAGGTTTTCCGTCCGGTAGATTATCGGGCAGGCGATGTAAAGAGCCAAATTGCTTCGGTCGTTCGCCACCTGCCGAATTATTACCAGTACCAAACTTTGGGCGAATACAATGCCCTGCTTTCCCTGTTCAATATTACCACCGAGAAAATCGAGGGCGAATTGCAGGGAAAGATACAGCAGGGCTTATTGTATATCCCGCTAAATGAAAAAGGCGAAAGAGCCGGGCATCCGTTCAAGGCTTCGCTTTTCGGAAAGAGCGCAGGGCTTCCGGCTTTGGAATTGCATTTTGCGAAATGCAAAACGGCTTTGAAAGATAGCCCTACCAAACAGACCCTAAAATCTGCCGTTACCATTGCCCTGAAAACCACGAGCGATGAACAGGCATTTAAAAAGCAGTTAGCGGAACAGGGTATTAACGTAGTCGTGCGCCGGAATGATACAGGGCGCATTTATGGTATCACATTTATTGACCACAATTCCAAAGCGGTTTGGAACGGTTCACGTTTGGCAACAGAACTTTCTGCCAACACCTTTAATGATTATTGGAACAATAACATCAAACCCGATATTAAAGAACCTGCCGTTTTACAACCTAAATTATCCACATCAAATGATGCGGATCTTCCTGCGGAAGAACCACACCATTTGTTCGACTTCTTAACTACCGACAAACACGAAGACGGTTTGATTGAAGCACTGGGCGGCTTACTGCCCGAAGCCCAGGGCGAAGATTACGAAGAACAGGAGTTTGCCAATAAGATGAAGAAGAAGCGCAAACGCCAAAGAGGTCAGAAGTAA
- the mobA gene encoding conjugal transfer protein MobA, which translates to MNDNNKKQLKKTGRRPKEDPATIRYTISFNEQEHARFLALFDKSGMQVKAHFITSCIFDKTIKTIQIDKGTVDFYMRLTSFHSQFRSIGVNYNQIVKLLYKNFSEKKAAAFLYKLEKQTAEMAMLCQKIIQLTEKFEEEYLKK; encoded by the coding sequence ATGAACGATAATAACAAAAAGCAATTGAAAAAGACCGGACGCCGCCCCAAAGAAGACCCGGCGACCATCCGCTATACGATTTCCTTTAACGAGCAGGAACACGCCCGCTTTCTTGCCCTTTTTGATAAATCAGGTATGCAGGTAAAGGCGCATTTCATAACGTCCTGCATCTTTGACAAGACCATAAAAACCATTCAGATTGACAAGGGAACGGTTGATTTTTATATGCGGCTGACCTCTTTTCACAGCCAGTTCCGTTCCATCGGCGTGAACTATAACCAAATTGTAAAGCTGCTGTACAAGAATTTTTCCGAGAAAAAAGCCGCAGCGTTCCTGTACAAACTGGAAAAACAAACGGCTGAAATGGCGATGCTATGCCAAAAAATCATTCAGCTTACCGAAAAATTTGAGGAAGAATACCTAAAAAAATAA
- a CDS encoding ParA family protein: METTKKTLKISFSTQKGGVGKSTMTTLLASVLHYRLGFNVLVMDCDFPQHSLTNMRERDKRTIMQNDYHKKAAMKQFQAINKKAYPIIKCKAETALEKASEYRSQSAVVPDVIFFDLPGTANTKGVLTTLKKMDFIFSPITADRLVVESTLGFTKAFLGLPQTDEGNPEQEMWLFWNQVDGREKTGLYDVYQSVIKELNLPIMETRIMDSKRFRKETDDTGSYVFRSSLLPAEPQLMKATKMDLFVEEFLKITHL, from the coding sequence ATGGAAACAACAAAGAAAACTTTAAAAATCAGCTTCTCCACCCAAAAAGGCGGTGTGGGAAAATCTACAATGACCACTTTACTGGCAAGTGTGCTTCACTACCGTTTAGGTTTTAATGTGCTGGTGATGGACTGCGACTTTCCGCAACACAGCCTGACCAATATGCGTGAACGGGATAAGAGAACCATAATGCAGAACGACTACCATAAAAAAGCGGCAATGAAGCAGTTTCAAGCAATCAACAAAAAAGCGTACCCGATTATTAAATGTAAAGCTGAAACGGCTCTGGAGAAAGCATCGGAATACAGAAGCCAGTCGGCGGTTGTGCCAGATGTGATCTTCTTCGACCTGCCGGGAACAGCCAATACTAAAGGCGTTTTGACCACTTTAAAAAAAATGGACTTCATCTTTTCGCCCATTACTGCCGACCGTTTGGTAGTGGAAAGTACATTGGGCTTTACCAAAGCCTTTCTCGGACTTCCCCAAACGGACGAGGGCAATCCCGAACAAGAGATGTGGCTGTTTTGGAACCAGGTGGACGGCAGGGAAAAAACAGGTTTGTATGATGTGTATCAAAGTGTCATCAAGGAACTCAACCTGCCCATAATGGAAACAAGGATAATGGATAGCAAGCGTTTCCGAAAGGAAACAGACGATACAGGTAGTTATGTATTCCGGTCAAGTTTGCTGCCTGCCGAACCACAGTTAATGAAAGCAACTAAAATGGATTTGTTTGTCGAGGAATTTTTAAAAATCACTCATCTATAA
- a CDS encoding DUF3408 domain-containing protein has protein sequence MASDNKNNDFEKPNVDEEYLMNVISGDEPVAPPSNNKKQDVPKETKPREKARNSSSKKADYEETFLVNRFPSGRNGKVVYIRPEYHERLLRIVQLTREERTTLYSYIDNILEHHFREYGDDITDYFNDHFKPIL, from the coding sequence ATGGCTTCAGATAACAAAAACAACGATTTTGAAAAGCCCAATGTTGATGAGGAATACCTTATGAACGTCATAAGCGGCGATGAGCCTGTTGCTCCACCGAGCAATAACAAAAAGCAGGATGTACCAAAGGAAACAAAGCCCAGGGAAAAAGCCCGTAACAGTTCATCAAAGAAAGCGGACTACGAGGAAACATTTTTGGTCAATCGGTTTCCATCGGGGCGTAACGGCAAGGTAGTTTACATACGCCCTGAATACCACGAAAGATTGCTCCGCATCGTGCAACTGACAAGAGAGGAAAGAACAACGCTTTACTCTTACATTGACAACATTCTTGAACATCATTTCAGAGAGTACGGGGACGATATTACCGATTATTTCAACGACCATTTTAAACCCATTTTGTAG
- a CDS encoding conjugal transfer protein TraD, whose amino-acid sequence MEIVIVICLLIVIVLLLQDKIVIHKRSKQEPPQKKVNPNLPDIMGQPKPVERLSVPNTATERQIQEPEINPANLDIEYDENENVGIQIPQEELDEVFRKIPDLEEEEEEWNRYGISGGDDGFAQGVTFEELSSVGVLLQKEELEPAQKETAIAIVQKIQGTELFSLLENSMEDASRRIAELLDSTLSSETEDSSSTLRKSDLSDFDIGEFV is encoded by the coding sequence ATGGAAATAGTAATTGTGATATGCCTGCTGATTGTCATTGTACTGCTATTGCAGGATAAGATTGTCATTCATAAAAGGTCGAAACAAGAACCTCCGCAGAAGAAAGTCAATCCGAACCTGCCCGATATTATGGGCCAACCAAAACCCGTAGAACGCCTTTCAGTGCCAAACACTGCCACTGAACGCCAAATTCAGGAACCGGAGATAAACCCTGCTAATTTAGACATTGAATACGACGAAAATGAAAACGTAGGTATTCAAATTCCGCAGGAAGAGCTGGACGAAGTTTTCAGAAAGATACCTGATTTGGAAGAAGAGGAAGAAGAATGGAACAGGTACGGAATATCCGGTGGTGATGACGGTTTTGCCCAAGGGGTTACCTTTGAAGAACTAAGCTCCGTGGGGGTGTTGCTCCAAAAAGAAGAATTGGAACCAGCCCAAAAGGAAACAGCGATAGCCATAGTTCAAAAAATACAGGGAACCGAATTATTCAGCCTATTGGAAAATTCTATGGAAGATGCTTCCCGAAGAATAGCCGAGCTTTTGGATAGCACCCTTTCATCTGAAACGGAAGACAGTTCTTCCACTTTGCGGAAAAGTGATTTGAGTGATTTTGACATTGGGGAGTTTGTATAG
- a CDS encoding helix-turn-helix domain-containing protein encodes MEVIAIQKSALDEMKNELWELLEMTENVVQKYTPIFKEEKWLDNQEVCLMMDITKRTLQTYKDKGLLPYSKLNRKNYYKRSDVQALLEAGQPYNNNDNGFTDE; translated from the coding sequence ATGGAAGTTATTGCAATACAAAAATCCGCATTGGACGAAATGAAGAATGAGCTATGGGAACTTTTGGAAATGACCGAAAATGTTGTACAGAAATACACTCCGATTTTCAAAGAAGAAAAGTGGCTCGATAACCAGGAAGTGTGCCTGATGATGGATATTACCAAACGGACTTTGCAGACCTACAAGGACAAAGGCTTATTGCCATATTCCAAACTGAACCGCAAGAATTATTACAAACGATCGGACGTACAGGCTTTACTCGAAGCCGGACAGCCGTACAATAACAATGACAATGGATTTACTGACGAATGA
- a CDS encoding helix-turn-helix domain-containing protein encodes MDLLTNEAEEIIAHQEIIMQLRNRIEEILKNYRPVMNGEIYLSGEDMCRLLHISKRTLQQYRDDNILPFIQIGGKIIYKESDIVTILEQNYIVNKTGLR; translated from the coding sequence ATGGATTTACTGACGAATGAAGCCGAAGAAATCATCGCCCATCAGGAGATAATAATGCAGTTGAGAAACCGTATTGAAGAAATATTGAAAAACTACCGTCCTGTAATGAATGGAGAAATATACCTATCCGGCGAGGATATGTGCCGGTTATTGCATATCAGCAAACGGACTTTACAGCAGTACCGTGATGATAATATATTGCCATTTATACAGATTGGCGGAAAGATCATCTACAAGGAAAGTGATATCGTGACTATCTTGGAACAGAATTATATAGTCAATAAAACAGGCTTACGGTAA
- a CDS encoding response regulator transcription factor has product METGTAQQKITLAFINDKSPILNGICQDLVASGTEVLFRSESIEDGLSQLFSLNELPYVCIIDLDFYDKNVLTQLQELRTKYPTIKLIAHSDIDDEKVGKAILNIGFSSYLLVGSDTMNFKKLIFNA; this is encoded by the coding sequence ATGGAAACTGGTACAGCACAACAAAAAATCACTCTCGCATTTATCAACGACAAAAGCCCTATTTTAAATGGTATCTGCCAAGACCTTGTCGCTTCAGGAACTGAAGTCTTATTTCGTTCGGAAAGCATTGAAGATGGACTATCGCAATTGTTTTCATTGAATGAACTTCCCTATGTTTGCATTATTGACCTTGATTTTTACGACAAGAACGTGCTGACACAGCTTCAAGAATTGAGGACAAAATATCCAACCATAAAACTGATTGCCCATAGTGATATTGATGATGAGAAAGTAGGAAAGGCAATTTTAAATATAGGGTTTTCAAGTTACCTTCTTGTTGGTAGTGATACTATGAATTTTAAGAAATTGATTTTCAACGCTTAA
- a CDS encoding IS110 family transposase, giving the protein MKVLLKQTVGIDVAQNELVVSLGRMDEQISIEVYAYKVFPNTKKGFSSLVSWVNKQTSITTEVRYVMEATGVYHESLAYYLCNIKKQVSIVLPNKISNYARTLDIKTITDKSASQAIARFGLERKLEVWLPPLKIFNDLRQLCREREQLVQERTMLKNQLHAERTSATSSKNSVQRTKKRIALIDLQEKEIREEIAILIKEDQTLVEKMKMVSSIPGIGNLTAVTIIAETNGFELIKNKRQLVSYAGLDVREKISGTSVKSKPRISKRGNRNLRKVMHFPALAAIRTDERFRDIFLRLVSKHGIKMKAIVAIQRKLLELTFILWKNNSYYKSEHQYQIIPFQEVTE; this is encoded by the coding sequence ATGAAGGTATTATTAAAGCAGACAGTAGGAATTGATGTTGCACAAAATGAATTAGTTGTATCGCTTGGTAGAATGGATGAGCAGATTAGCATAGAAGTCTATGCCTACAAAGTATTTCCCAATACTAAAAAAGGGTTTTCAAGTCTTGTATCATGGGTAAATAAGCAGACGTCAATTACAACTGAAGTACGTTACGTAATGGAAGCTACAGGAGTCTACCATGAATCCTTAGCCTACTATCTTTGCAATATTAAAAAACAAGTAAGTATCGTTTTGCCAAACAAGATCAGTAATTATGCCCGAACACTTGACATAAAAACTATAACTGACAAGAGTGCTTCACAAGCCATTGCGAGATTCGGTTTGGAAAGGAAGTTGGAAGTTTGGCTACCTCCTTTAAAAATATTTAATGATCTGAGACAGCTTTGTCGGGAACGTGAGCAGTTAGTACAGGAGCGAACAATGTTAAAAAATCAACTGCATGCAGAACGTACTTCCGCAACATCAAGTAAAAACTCAGTGCAACGAACTAAAAAAAGAATAGCACTTATTGATTTGCAGGAAAAAGAGATAAGAGAAGAAATTGCTATACTTATCAAAGAAGATCAAACTCTAGTGGAAAAGATGAAAATGGTATCTTCTATTCCCGGAATTGGAAATCTAACTGCTGTAACGATTATAGCCGAAACAAATGGATTCGAGTTAATAAAGAATAAAAGACAGTTGGTTAGTTATGCAGGCTTAGATGTAAGAGAAAAGATATCTGGAACCTCAGTGAAATCCAAACCTCGAATCTCCAAGCGGGGTAATAGGAATTTAAGAAAGGTAATGCACTTTCCAGCATTAGCTGCAATTAGGACTGATGAAAGGTTCAGAGATATTTTCTTAAGATTGGTATCAAAACATGGTATCAAAATGAAGGCTATAGTTGCCATCCAAAGAAAACTGCTAGAATTGACTTTTATCTTATGGAAAAACAATTCTTATTATAAGTCAGAACACCAGTATCAAATCATTCCGTTTCAGGAAGTAACGGAATAA
- a CDS encoding SulP family inorganic anion transporter, producing MQKIINLFDFKQKINYKNEILAGLAVAMTMIPESLSFAILAGLSPLTGLYAAFLMGIVTAILGGRPGMVSGGAGATVVVLIALAASHGVEYLFAAVILAGLLQFSVGIFKLGKFVRLIPQPVMYGFLNGLAVIIFMAQVAQFKVVENGIEGWMQGPALYLMAGLTLLTIAIVFILPKFTKAVPASLVAIIVVFGIVYFFGIDTKKVIDIASVGGSLPSFHIPAIPFSLETLKIIFPYALVMAGVGLIESLLTLNMVDEITSTKGQSNREAAAQGIANITNGFFGGMGGCAMVAQTLVNIGAGGRARLSAIVAAIAILLIILVAGPVIEQIPMAALVGVMMMVAIGTFEWVSFRIINKMPRHDIFIGMLVAVITVLLHNLALAVLIGVVISALVFAWESAKRIRARKYVDEDGVKHYEIFGPLFFGSAMAFTEKFDVVNDPDEVIIDFKESKVVDMSAIEALNKITEKYHKEGKKLHLRHLSQDCRQLLKNAETVIDVNIIEDPTYKVMTNK from the coding sequence ATGCAGAAAATTATCAATTTGTTTGATTTCAAACAGAAAATTAATTACAAAAATGAAATTCTTGCGGGTCTTGCAGTGGCTATGACCATGATACCTGAGTCTTTATCCTTTGCTATTCTGGCAGGGCTTTCGCCTTTGACAGGGCTTTATGCAGCGTTTTTAATGGGCATTGTTACTGCAATCTTGGGAGGCAGACCCGGAATGGTTTCCGGAGGTGCTGGAGCAACGGTAGTCGTACTTATTGCACTGGCTGCATCACATGGTGTGGAATATCTTTTTGCTGCGGTTATATTAGCAGGTCTACTGCAATTTTCAGTAGGAATTTTTAAGCTGGGTAAATTTGTCCGCTTGATTCCACAACCGGTAATGTATGGTTTCTTAAACGGTCTTGCAGTAATCATTTTTATGGCACAGGTAGCTCAATTTAAAGTTGTTGAAAACGGGATAGAAGGTTGGATGCAGGGACCGGCGCTTTATCTAATGGCTGGATTGACATTATTAACTATAGCTATCGTATTTATATTGCCAAAATTTACAAAGGCGGTTCCAGCATCTTTAGTAGCAATAATAGTTGTCTTTGGTATTGTATATTTTTTCGGCATTGATACTAAAAAAGTAATTGATATCGCCTCTGTAGGAGGTTCTTTACCTTCATTTCATATCCCTGCTATTCCTTTTAGTCTGGAAACATTGAAAATTATTTTCCCTTATGCCTTGGTAATGGCAGGAGTTGGATTGATTGAAAGTCTGTTAACGCTTAATATGGTTGATGAAATAACCAGCACAAAAGGACAATCTAACCGTGAGGCTGCCGCACAGGGCATAGCCAATATCACCAACGGTTTCTTCGGAGGAATGGGTGGATGTGCAATGGTTGCTCAGACTTTAGTGAATATCGGAGCTGGAGGAAGAGCCAGACTTTCTGCAATAGTTGCCGCTATAGCAATCTTATTGATCATTCTGGTTGCAGGTCCTGTAATCGAGCAAATTCCAATGGCGGCATTAGTCGGGGTAATGATGATGGTAGCTATAGGCACATTTGAGTGGGTCAGCTTTCGAATTATTAATAAAATGCCTCGACACGACATTTTTATTGGTATGCTGGTAGCAGTTATAACTGTACTATTACACAACTTAGCTTTAGCCGTTTTGATAGGTGTAGTTATTTCAGCTCTTGTATTTGCCTGGGAAAGTGCCAAACGAATACGTGCAAGAAAGTATGTAGATGAAGATGGTGTAAAGCATTACGAAATTTTTGGCCCGCTGTTCTTTGGCTCAGCTATGGCATTTACAGAAAAATTTGATGTTGTAAACGATCCCGATGAGGTGATAATAGATTTCAAGGAAAGCAAAGTTGTAGATATGTCCGCAATTGAAGCCTTGAATAAAATTACAGAGAAGTATCACAAGGAAGGTAAAAAATTACATTTACGTCATTTAAGCCAAGATTGCAGACAGTTACTGAAAAATGCTGAAACAGTTATAGATGTGAATATTATAGAAGATCCTACCTACAAAGTAATGACTAATAAGTAA
- a CDS encoding PRTRC system ThiF family protein translates to MNTAKTAIHFTDNYLLNPTNPISVNLIGAGGTGSKVLTALMEINESLIALGHAGLQVRLWDDDVITSANLGRQRFAESETGLYKSVALINRCNRWAGTNWKAETIKFEKDKFGRMPEKARAIITITCVDNVQARFGVAEILKELSYRRHYQDEPKYWLDFGNSQHTGQVLLSTIGEIKQPNSEKYQTVASLPFVTDEFGELLKQSEQEDNTPSCSLAEALEYQDLFINSSLTQMGCSLLWNLFRRGMTEYKGFFHNLKDFRTHPIKVA, encoded by the coding sequence ATGAATACAGCAAAAACAGCAATCCATTTTACGGACAATTATCTGCTAAATCCGACAAACCCGATTTCGGTAAACCTTATCGGAGCAGGTGGCACAGGCTCAAAAGTATTGACCGCTTTAATGGAAATAAACGAAAGTTTGATAGCATTAGGACACGCAGGGTTGCAAGTCCGCCTTTGGGATGATGATGTTATCACGAGTGCTAATTTAGGCAGACAGCGTTTTGCAGAAAGTGAAACAGGATTATACAAATCCGTTGCCTTGATCAATCGTTGCAACCGTTGGGCGGGTACAAATTGGAAAGCCGAAACGATAAAATTTGAAAAGGACAAGTTTGGGAGAATGCCCGAAAAAGCAAGGGCAATCATTACCATTACTTGTGTGGATAATGTACAGGCGAGGTTTGGCGTTGCTGAAATTCTGAAAGAACTAAGTTACCGCAGACACTATCAAGATGAGCCGAAATATTGGTTAGACTTTGGCAACAGCCAGCATACAGGACAAGTGCTACTATCTACTATCGGAGAGATAAAGCAACCCAATTCCGAGAAATACCAAACGGTGGCAAGCCTGCCATTTGTTACCGATGAATTTGGCGAATTGCTGAAGCAATCCGAACAAGAAGACAACACGCCAAGTTGCTCCCTTGCCGAAGCATTGGAATACCAGGACTTGTTTATCAATTCCTCATTGACACAAATGGGTTGTTCCTTATTGTGGAACTTATTCCGCAGAGGAATGACCGAATACAAGGGATTTTTTCATAATCTGAAAGATTTCCGTACCCACCCGATAAAAGTCGCCTGA